The following proteins are encoded in a genomic region of Acidobacteriota bacterium:
- a CDS encoding methyltransferase domain-containing protein — translation MPKNGRKAKPTTQGLYDRIADVQNVAMKLNGYRTSVAKYLRSLDLKLDADSLVLDAGSGTGLVSMAFQDAALPAKRSVALDLSFKSLEVARDEFRKSKKRVKKIDAVQGNVLQLPFADETFDLLLMCGVLEYTPLDDGLREAARVLKKGSPLVFLPVRPSLVGSVLEILYDFKIHPLAEVREAAAKYFKVVGNHKFPVTEPISWSKTIFLLEKK, via the coding sequence ATGCCGAAAAACGGCCGCAAGGCCAAACCGACAACGCAGGGACTATACGACCGCATCGCCGATGTGCAAAATGTCGCGATGAAGCTCAACGGCTATCGAACATCTGTTGCCAAATACCTCCGTTCACTCGACCTAAAACTCGACGCAGATTCGCTCGTCCTCGATGCCGGCAGCGGCACGGGACTTGTTTCGATGGCGTTTCAGGACGCAGCTTTGCCGGCGAAACGGAGCGTCGCACTCGACCTTTCGTTCAAATCGCTCGAGGTCGCCCGCGACGAATTTCGAAAAAGCAAAAAGCGCGTCAAAAAGATCGACGCCGTACAGGGTAACGTACTGCAGCTGCCGTTCGCTGACGAGACGTTTGACCTGCTGTTGATGTGCGGCGTGCTCGAGTATACGCCGCTCGACGACGGGCTTCGTGAGGCCGCGAGAGTTCTGAAAAAAGGCTCGCCGCTTGTCTTCCTGCCGGTCAGGCCGTCGCTAGTCGGATCGGTCCTTGAGATCCTTTACGATTTCAAGATCCATCCGCTCGCCGAGGTCCGCGAGGCAGCCGCCAAGTATTTCAAGGTCGTCGGCAATCACAAATTCCCTGTCACCGAACCGATATCGTGGTCGAAAACTATCTTCTTACTCGAAAAAAAATGA
- a CDS encoding TlpA family protein disulfide reductase, whose product MNLLRIYKFALFLILCTAVPLAAQSGRVLPASSPNGPTADGQTVKQLFDEANSYLRTKAAEFEAKKIRFSDAKLAQLQIEQKQLAARYAASAGMRKDLAGEDHYYLGMLHWIAENLDGTLENLAKFVASEDSPADRSQTSRSIMIVVYAKQKNTEDAERTLAEYLKNQPQRLTERARMESEIAKAYQEKKDFVRMAPHAEEAFAAAKALLADASSRARGLDEILDNGMLAFEAYRDIGNADKALAALDDLISSGVSTQTPSLYYYAADKKITYLIETGRKPQALAFYQTAADNAQKEFATPPLRADADRRLRARDRHYRLLGELAIDLPAVDQWFPGTPKKFADLKGKVVLLDFWATWCGPCLEAFPALKEWHQDFAGEGLEILGVTRYYGEYGGLPKETPAELEYLKRYRVSKGLPYDFVVAKGQANQILYGATALPTAVLIDRKGVVRYIATGTSYTRLEEIRATIIKLLAEK is encoded by the coding sequence ATGAACTTGCTCAGGATTTACAAATTTGCGTTGTTCTTGATACTTTGCACGGCGGTCCCGCTCGCGGCTCAGTCGGGGCGTGTCTTACCGGCAAGTTCGCCGAATGGGCCAACTGCGGATGGTCAGACCGTAAAGCAGTTGTTCGACGAGGCGAATTCTTACCTGAGAACCAAGGCAGCCGAATTTGAGGCAAAAAAGATCAGATTCAGCGATGCTAAGCTGGCTCAACTGCAGATCGAACAAAAACAGCTCGCCGCACGATACGCAGCCTCGGCGGGAATGCGAAAGGACCTTGCCGGCGAGGATCATTACTATCTCGGGATGCTGCATTGGATCGCCGAGAACCTCGACGGAACCCTTGAAAATCTTGCCAAGTTCGTCGCCTCCGAGGACTCACCGGCCGATCGTTCGCAGACCTCACGGTCGATCATGATCGTGGTCTATGCCAAGCAAAAGAACACCGAAGACGCCGAAAGGACGCTCGCCGAGTATCTTAAGAATCAACCGCAAAGGCTTACCGAACGTGCCCGAATGGAAAGCGAGATCGCCAAGGCGTATCAGGAAAAGAAGGACTTCGTCCGGATGGCACCGCATGCCGAAGAGGCATTTGCAGCGGCAAAGGCACTGCTTGCCGACGCATCGTCACGGGCACGCGGGCTCGATGAGATCCTGGATAACGGAATGTTAGCTTTTGAGGCCTATCGAGATATCGGAAATGCTGACAAGGCATTGGCCGCACTCGACGATCTGATCTCGTCCGGTGTTTCGACCCAAACGCCGAGCCTCTATTACTATGCCGCTGATAAGAAGATCACGTATCTGATCGAAACAGGCCGAAAACCACAGGCCCTCGCGTTTTACCAAACGGCCGCCGACAATGCCCAAAAAGAATTCGCCACGCCGCCGCTGAGGGCCGACGCCGATCGGCGTCTCAGGGCCCGCGACCGGCATTACCGTTTGCTCGGCGAATTGGCTATCGATCTGCCGGCGGTAGATCAGTGGTTTCCCGGAACGCCGAAGAAATTTGCCGATCTCAAGGGCAAGGTCGTGCTGCTCGATTTTTGGGCGACGTGGTGCGGGCCGTGCCTCGAAGCATTTCCGGCGCTCAAGGAATGGCATCAGGATTTTGCCGGCGAAGGGCTAGAGATCCTCGGCGTCACGCGCTATTACGGCGAGTACGGCGGCCTTCCGAAAGAGACGCCGGCGGAGCTCGAATACCTCAAGCGATATCGCGTCAGCAAAGGATTACCGTACGATTTTGTCGTGGCGAAGGGCCAGGCCAATCAGATCTTATACGGTGCGACAGCTTTGCCGACGGCGGTTTTGATCGATCGAAAAGGCGTGGTACGTTATATCGCGACCGGCACAAGTTATACACGGCTCGAAGAGATCCGGGCAACGATAATCAAACTCCTGGCTGAAAAATAA
- a CDS encoding M3 family oligoendopeptidase, which yields MYLLSKRLTVLLLAISFVALSIPAQVKFEAIPNELAPQYKFDFAKNFFSSAEVQQADLKKGMATLAELEKFKGKVTASADNLLRTLELSDRIATEVYRHIIYLSLKYAVNTKDETSNSESSRLGSELSKRTSFLQQELMRIDDKTLARFMMQKPALKQYAFVIESARRYAPHTLSLKEEELLSEVEPLASDWTAELFQRAVDRTQWGKVKAGSEMLDVNQQFQEIANSPDRAVREEGFRKTYAALASQRDIYAFSLTRLIKTANRLARVRNYTDRAHEVHFDMFLTTDEVRNIYEKIAQTSETHKRFQRMRVERVKKQSGYDEVKYWDRNFTPADSPLPRFSIGETTRILNESLAVLGSEYSRELAELLDPANGRLDIVSGESRVPGAFANGFLGNPKSIFFCFNYEGYFDDLDAFAHEAGHAVHFQLMGNNKVRPAYSDGPNYFTESFAMFNELVMIDHLYTNEKDQARKIYYLEQFMIYANFLYSNTMTAAMEQAIYDEVGKSENTGADEIDAVTKRIGSRFSIWYDKQDELKMRWMDVHHFYDAPMYHPNYVYAQLLALKYYELYKKDKKTFVPKYLDLMRNGFDAPPSDLLKKFLGVNLRDPQLVPNAVGILDDRLDELEVLYKK from the coding sequence ATGTACTTGTTATCAAAAAGACTGACGGTTTTGCTCCTTGCGATCTCTTTTGTCGCCCTCAGTATTCCGGCTCAGGTGAAGTTTGAGGCGATACCAAACGAACTTGCGCCGCAATACAAATTCGATTTCGCGAAGAATTTCTTTTCGTCCGCTGAAGTGCAGCAGGCCGATCTCAAGAAGGGCATGGCCACGCTCGCGGAATTGGAAAAATTCAAGGGCAAGGTTACCGCGTCGGCGGATAATTTATTACGAACTCTCGAGCTATCCGATCGCATTGCCACGGAGGTATATCGCCACATTATCTATTTGTCGCTCAAGTATGCAGTCAATACAAAGGATGAGACGAGCAACAGCGAATCTTCGCGTCTGGGTTCGGAACTTAGCAAACGGACGAGTTTTCTACAGCAGGAATTGATGCGGATCGACGACAAAACACTGGCTCGGTTCATGATGCAAAAACCGGCACTCAAGCAATACGCATTTGTCATCGAGTCAGCTCGCCGCTACGCTCCGCACACGTTATCGCTAAAGGAAGAGGAGCTGTTGAGCGAGGTCGAACCGCTGGCGAGCGACTGGACGGCGGAGTTGTTCCAGCGTGCCGTTGACCGTACGCAGTGGGGCAAGGTAAAAGCTGGAAGCGAAATGCTCGATGTCAATCAGCAGTTTCAGGAGATCGCAAATAGCCCCGACCGTGCCGTTCGCGAAGAAGGATTTCGAAAGACATACGCCGCCTTGGCGTCGCAGCGGGACATCTACGCCTTTTCACTGACGCGGCTGATCAAGACGGCGAACCGCCTCGCTCGCGTTCGGAATTACACGGACCGGGCCCATGAGGTCCACTTCGACATGTTTCTGACCACTGACGAAGTGCGAAACATCTACGAAAAGATCGCCCAGACCTCCGAAACGCATAAACGCTTTCAGCGGATGCGCGTCGAGCGCGTTAAAAAACAGTCGGGATACGATGAAGTAAAATATTGGGACCGGAATTTCACGCCCGCAGATTCGCCTCTGCCGCGTTTTTCGATAGGTGAAACGACACGCATTCTAAACGAGTCTCTTGCTGTGCTCGGCAGCGAATACTCGCGCGAACTCGCCGAATTGCTTGATCCGGCGAATGGCCGGCTCGATATCGTCAGCGGCGAAAGCCGCGTGCCCGGTGCCTTTGCCAACGGTTTTCTTGGCAACCCGAAGAGCATCTTCTTCTGTTTTAACTACGAAGGCTATTTCGACGATCTCGATGCCTTCGCCCACGAGGCCGGCCATGCCGTCCATTTCCAGTTGATGGGCAATAATAAGGTTCGGCCCGCGTACAGCGACGGGCCGAATTATTTTACCGAATCGTTCGCGATGTTTAACGAACTGGTCATGATCGATCACTTGTACACTAACGAAAAAGATCAGGCCCGAAAGATCTACTATCTCGAACAGTTCATGATCTATGCCAATTTCCTATATTCCAACACCATGACGGCCGCGATGGAACAGGCAATATACGACGAGGTCGGAAAGTCTGAAAACACTGGCGCCGACGAGATCGATGCCGTCACAAAACGCATCGGTTCGCGGTTTTCGATCTGGTATGACAAGCAGGACGAACTAAAAATGCGCTGGATGGACGTCCATCATTTTTACGACGCCCCGATGTACCATCCAAACTACGTCTATGCCCAACTGCTCGCCCTAAAATATTACGAGCTATACAAAAAAGACAAGAAAACATTCGTCCCCAAATATCTCGACCTGATGCGAAACGGCTTCGACGCCCCACCGTCCGATCTGCTCAAGAAATTTCTCGGCGTCAACCTCCGCGACCCGCAGCTCGTTCCAAACGCCGTCGGCATACTCGACGATAGGCTCGATGAACTGGAGGTTCTCTACAAAAAGTGA
- the thiO gene encoding glycine oxidase ThiO, whose product MARSIKVSGSNPSVLIIGGGVIGLSIARELHLRGVRNITLLERKACGEESSWAAGGMLGPQAEADEAGPFYDLCGGSRDLYPAFADALLAETGIDIELDRSGTLYSAFNIEDERHLNGRFEWQSKAGLAVERLTAEETRRSESFISPDVRMSLLFPNDWQVDNRKLLTALGHYAEMNKIEICENTHVESLLIKDGCVTGAASANRTFTAGKTVLATGAWTSLIKLGDMAMPFAVTPVRGQIICMRTAKRVFEHVVYSRRGYIVPRADGRILAGSTTEFTGFTKGVTGQAATDLRNMAFEIAPSMDNLQVIDSWSGLRPMAADGLPVLGEIEGLDSLFVATAHYRNGILLAPLTAKLAADSLIDGQTDIRLSEFSPNRFRVAAGKSNTR is encoded by the coding sequence GTGGCACGTAGTATCAAAGTCTCAGGTTCAAATCCAAGCGTACTAATTATCGGCGGCGGTGTGATCGGGCTGAGTATCGCCCGCGAACTGCATTTGCGCGGCGTTCGAAATATCACGCTGCTTGAAAGAAAAGCTTGCGGCGAGGAATCGTCGTGGGCCGCGGGCGGCATGCTTGGGCCGCAGGCAGAGGCCGATGAAGCGGGACCGTTCTACGATCTGTGCGGCGGATCGCGCGATCTTTATCCGGCATTTGCTGATGCCCTGCTGGCCGAGACAGGCATCGATATTGAGCTTGATCGCAGCGGCACGCTCTACTCGGCATTTAATATTGAGGACGAACGGCACCTGAACGGCCGTTTCGAATGGCAGTCAAAAGCCGGACTCGCCGTCGAGCGTCTGACCGCCGAGGAAACGCGGCGGTCAGAATCTTTTATTTCGCCGGATGTTCGGATGAGCCTGCTCTTTCCGAATGACTGGCAGGTCGATAACCGCAAACTCCTTACCGCATTGGGGCATTATGCCGAAATGAACAAGATCGAGATCTGCGAAAACACACATGTCGAATCGCTCCTGATCAAAGACGGCTGCGTTACCGGCGCCGCATCGGCAAACCGAACTTTCACCGCCGGCAAAACTGTCCTAGCAACCGGTGCGTGGACGTCGCTCATCAAACTCGGCGATATGGCAATGCCGTTTGCGGTCACGCCGGTGCGCGGGCAGATCATTTGTATGCGGACAGCAAAGCGGGTCTTCGAACATGTCGTGTACAGCCGTCGGGGATACATTGTGCCGCGTGCCGATGGACGGATATTGGCCGGGTCGACTACGGAATTTACCGGCTTTACCAAGGGCGTAACCGGCCAAGCCGCGACAGATCTGAGAAATATGGCGTTCGAGATCGCTCCGAGCATGGATAATCTGCAGGTGATCGACAGTTGGTCGGGACTCCGGCCGATGGCGGCGGACGGTTTGCCGGTTCTTGGTGAAATAGAAGGCCTCGATAGCCTGTTCGTCGCCACAGCCCATTACCGTAACGGCATTCTGCTGGCACCTTTAACAGCTAAGTTGGCCGCAGATTCCCTGATCGACGGACAGACTGACATTCGGCTCAGCGAATTTAGTCCGAACCGTTTTCGAGTGGCTGCCGGTAAGTCTAATACACGATGA
- a CDS encoding tetratricopeptide repeat protein, translated as MKRCPECRRDYYDDTLLYCLDDGNALLEGPATASSGDEPATAILHSTAAPGEAQTRAQIQMTDQTAILPGRTGDIVPEARGFDKRLLFAPIALAVIVLGGFYGYRYLKPAAGGPINSIAVLPFENRSGNADSEYLSDGLAESLIYRLSQFPDLKVSPTSSVFRYKGKETDPQTVAKERGVDSVMTGRITQRGENLTISVNLVDTRNRKSLWGEQYERKMSELLATQREIAAAITQKLQLKLSSEETGLTKKYTNNNEAYQLYLKGRFAWNRRTIESLKQAAEFFKQAIEKDPNYALAFAGLAETYVLFSQYNVTSAKDSMPQAKAAALRALELDDSLAAPHAALESYFTFYEFDRVAGEKEIRRAIELDPNYATAYHWLGGDVLYPTKRFDEAVASLRRAEELDPLSPIIGTNLGDVLLAARRYDEAIVQYQRVLSLDPNFASAFYGLGLTHWQKGMKPEAIAEMRKYIEMSGSTLGKGDLGFFLARSGQRDEAVKLLAELKQASSQQYVPRTAVALIHLGLGEKEEALDWLEKEIDDRGSLATYYAVMPELDDLRTEPRFKAMLKRLNLPE; from the coding sequence ATGAAACGATGCCCGGAATGTAGACGCGATTATTACGACGACACGCTGCTGTATTGCCTCGATGACGGCAATGCGCTGCTCGAAGGCCCGGCGACCGCCTCGTCGGGTGATGAGCCTGCAACGGCTATCCTGCACTCGACGGCTGCTCCGGGCGAAGCTCAAACACGTGCGCAAATTCAGATGACCGATCAGACGGCGATCTTGCCAGGCAGGACGGGTGACATTGTCCCTGAGGCTCGCGGTTTCGATAAACGTCTATTGTTTGCTCCGATCGCGCTCGCGGTCATCGTTCTCGGCGGGTTCTACGGTTATCGATATCTCAAACCTGCAGCAGGTGGACCGATCAATTCGATCGCCGTTCTGCCTTTTGAAAACCGGAGCGGTAACGCAGATTCCGAATACTTGAGCGATGGTTTGGCGGAATCTTTGATCTATCGCCTTTCGCAATTTCCCGATTTGAAAGTCAGCCCGACGAGTTCGGTCTTTCGTTACAAAGGTAAAGAAACGGATCCTCAGACGGTCGCGAAAGAACGAGGAGTTGATTCGGTGATGACAGGACGCATCACACAACGCGGCGAAAACTTGACCATCAGCGTCAATCTGGTTGATACCCGAAACCGCAAATCGCTGTGGGGGGAGCAGTATGAACGCAAGATGTCTGAACTGCTCGCAACGCAGCGTGAGATCGCGGCGGCGATAACTCAAAAATTGCAGTTAAAGCTTTCCAGCGAAGAGACAGGCCTCACAAAGAAGTACACAAACAACAACGAAGCGTACCAGCTATATCTGAAAGGCCGTTTTGCCTGGAACCGACGAACGATCGAATCGCTGAAACAGGCGGCTGAATTTTTCAAGCAAGCGATCGAGAAAGACCCGAACTACGCACTCGCTTTTGCAGGTTTGGCCGAAACGTACGTTCTTTTTTCGCAGTATAACGTAACCTCAGCAAAGGACAGTATGCCACAGGCAAAAGCGGCTGCTTTGAGGGCATTAGAACTGGACGATTCCTTGGCAGCTCCACACGCCGCTCTCGAATCGTATTTTACCTTTTATGAATTCGATCGGGTTGCGGGGGAAAAGGAGATCCGTCGGGCCATCGAACTCGATCCGAACTACGCGACTGCCTATCACTGGCTCGGCGGAGATGTGCTTTATCCGACGAAACGGTTTGACGAGGCCGTTGCGTCGTTGAGGCGAGCCGAGGAGTTGGATCCGCTTTCTCCGATAATTGGAACAAATCTCGGTGACGTATTACTTGCCGCCCGCCGCTATGACGAGGCGATCGTTCAATATCAACGTGTTCTTTCTCTCGACCCGAATTTTGCTAGTGCCTTCTATGGTTTGGGTTTGACGCATTGGCAAAAGGGCATGAAACCGGAAGCAATAGCCGAAATGCGTAAGTATATTGAAATGAGCGGTTCTACCCTCGGAAAAGGAGATCTGGGGTTCTTTCTGGCAAGATCCGGACAGCGGGATGAAGCGGTTAAACTCCTGGCCGAGTTAAAGCAGGCATCTTCACAGCAATACGTTCCTCGCACCGCCGTTGCGCTGATCCACCTTGGGCTTGGCGAAAAAGAAGAAGCTTTGGATTGGCTCGAAAAGGAAATTGACGACCGCGGATCACTCGCGACTTATTACGCAGTTATGCCGGAACTTGACGACCTGCGCACCGAGCCGCGATTCAAGGCAATGCTCAAACGCCTGAATCTGCCGGAATAG
- a CDS encoding cadherin-like domain-containing protein, whose translation MMNKKFYAVLAVAISAALILFAVSYTPSGAIAQSTPPVTYGTLDNFDVINDTGGDCHGFEIELEGITSADVPYWFGAPYQRYGEPSIVPTSNGVIVRYAATYAAGAWSATTPIAGGYFPPTDGHSCWAGVNPNYLSWGCDHFVVSLNAAPTRTTYRWLVEGTTPGSLVQFGSNTPIPAPVWNVTPASTPGDPPAVATVIPPIAPVGNSQFGEPMWIKVWVTTLPNAVHAEDLNHMIIDDPDVNIVPNEPAEIEWEWMLLQAKVVDGVITGDRVFTQITPSGSDAVTRRFEFYKYTGLLDPDTENLGEALCDNPTALDQQLPASPRCGEPDANGVAGVGDLIGAQNVAVNLAGPVIVTPENHPPLANPDSAVTTEDVAILISPAFLLGNDSDADGDAISIQSVNNAISGTVSWDGTNVLFTPNPDFDGSASFDYTISDGPHVATASVSVTVTPVNDPPTADAGPDQSVRMGTVVTLNGGGSADVDGDNITFTWALTSVPAKSRATLSGGGTVVNPTFKADKAGTYLVSLVVNDGTANSVADTVTITATKGKK comes from the coding sequence ATGATGAACAAGAAGTTTTATGCCGTGCTCGCCGTTGCGATCAGTGCGGCTCTCATTCTATTTGCCGTAAGTTACACGCCGTCAGGTGCGATCGCACAGTCGACGCCGCCCGTGACCTACGGAACGCTTGATAATTTTGATGTCATAAATGACACCGGTGGTGATTGTCACGGTTTTGAGATCGAGCTGGAGGGAATTACCAGTGCCGACGTCCCATATTGGTTCGGTGCGCCGTACCAGCGTTATGGCGAACCCTCGATCGTGCCGACATCAAATGGCGTGATCGTTCGATATGCGGCGACCTATGCCGCAGGTGCGTGGTCGGCCACGACGCCGATCGCAGGCGGCTATTTTCCGCCGACCGACGGGCACTCGTGCTGGGCCGGTGTCAACCCCAACTACTTAAGCTGGGGATGCGACCATTTCGTAGTGTCATTGAATGCCGCTCCGACACGAACAACATATCGTTGGCTCGTCGAAGGCACGACGCCGGGCAGCCTGGTCCAGTTCGGCAGCAATACGCCGATCCCCGCTCCAGTCTGGAACGTGACACCTGCTTCGACACCGGGCGATCCGCCTGCGGTCGCGACCGTGATACCACCTATCGCTCCTGTCGGCAACTCGCAATTCGGCGAGCCGATGTGGATCAAAGTATGGGTTACGACATTACCAAATGCCGTTCATGCTGAAGATCTCAACCATATGATCATAGATGATCCGGATGTAAACATCGTTCCGAATGAGCCCGCCGAGATCGAATGGGAATGGATGCTGCTGCAGGCAAAGGTCGTGGACGGCGTGATCACCGGTGACCGCGTATTTACCCAGATCACGCCGAGTGGCAGCGACGCCGTTACCAGACGTTTCGAGTTCTACAAATATACGGGACTGCTTGACCCGGATACCGAAAACCTTGGTGAAGCTCTTTGCGACAACCCGACAGCTTTGGATCAACAGCTTCCGGCATCGCCGCGGTGTGGTGAGCCTGACGCAAATGGAGTCGCCGGAGTAGGCGATCTGATCGGCGCGCAGAATGTGGCGGTCAATCTCGCGGGGCCGGTCATTGTCACTCCGGAAAACCATCCGCCTCTTGCTAATCCTGACAGCGCTGTTACAACCGAAGACGTTGCGATATTGATCAGCCCGGCATTTCTTTTGGGTAATGACAGTGATGCCGACGGTGACGCTATAAGCATCCAGTCTGTTAACAACGCGATCAGCGGAACTGTTAGTTGGGATGGAACCAATGTCCTATTTACCCCGAATCCTGATTTTGACGGGTCCGCATCATTTGATTATACGATCAGCGACGGACCACACGTTGCAACGGCCTCAGTCAGCGTGACGGTCACACCGGTGAACGATCCGCCAACAGCCGATGCGGGGCCCGATCAGTCCGTTCGCATGGGCACTGTCGTCACTCTGAATGGAGGCGGAAGTGCGGATGTCGATGGTGACAACATAACATTTACCTGGGCGTTAACGTCAGTACCTGCCAAAAGCAGAGCAACATTGAGCGGAGGAGGGACAGTCGTCAACCCGACGTTCAAGGCCGATAAGGCTGGCACCTATTTGGTAAGTCTCGTGGTCAACGACGGTACAGCTAATTCCGTCGCGGACACGGTCACGATCACGGCGACGAAGGGAAAGAAGTAG
- a CDS encoding redoxin domain-containing protein produces the protein MIRYSFQMMGLLILFCLSVSAQPNSGDKLNAAETWKVGHSRHGAAFDAGPREKPWVMSGIGKVSFPITTKSAEAQQWFDQGIALLHSFWFFEAERSFRWALKLDPECAMCYWGLSQAAADERGPQFLKEAGKRKDKVSDRERRYIEAWEARGETDLPADAGGNNPSDEKRSKRFMFLLEQLVLKYPDDIEAKAFFALDQMGGEHRYGAELILQQVLARDPNHPGAHHYRIHNWDSAEGYQAHDSCAAYGKIAAGIGHAQHMPGHIYSGIGMWHEAAISMDSATRVEKQYMRERLVFPFNTWNYAHNQNYLGYIQEQLGMPEAAISGARQILAAPLDPKYNDPSRYSAHAQGTIALSRVLVRFERWKDILDPKTFNWQDHTRDKLTRAYIETLAHLGSGDLEKAAKSYAEHSALKKEMEKPENKWFEHHHTIQSLELRGRLAMANGEALNGLMLIGEAAKLQAEKFDDEDDPSPWPNVLYNSLGRTYLQQKTPSLAVAAFEKALTIVRNDGFALSGLVEAYNALGDKGKATEAYARLLHVWSDAEPGLKWLAQAKAIGLQAQPKDVSPGPQRNYKRTTLAQLGPSVWEPFDAPELNAVKADGKAVSLKEFRGKNVLLIFYLGGYCEHCLTQLKDVIKRNKELNELDTTVLAVSADLDEGLAKTAKSLGVPFPLLSDPKLENARRFKAYDDFEEMALHATILIDKRGRVHWSRTGGSPFTEFDFLIKEIERLNASTNLEVAK, from the coding sequence ATGATTCGATACAGCTTTCAAATGATGGGGCTACTAATATTGTTCTGTCTTTCAGTCTCAGCACAACCAAACAGCGGCGACAAGCTAAACGCTGCTGAAACCTGGAAGGTGGGGCATTCGCGGCATGGCGCAGCCTTCGATGCAGGCCCTCGCGAAAAACCGTGGGTGATGTCCGGCATCGGCAAGGTTAGCTTTCCGATCACGACCAAAAGCGCGGAGGCTCAGCAGTGGTTCGATCAGGGCATTGCGTTGCTGCATTCTTTTTGGTTCTTCGAAGCGGAACGTTCGTTTCGTTGGGCGCTCAAACTCGATCCCGAATGCGCGATGTGTTACTGGGGTTTGTCGCAAGCCGCCGCCGATGAACGCGGCCCGCAGTTTTTGAAAGAGGCCGGCAAGCGGAAAGACAAGGTCAGCGACCGCGAACGCCGCTATATCGAAGCCTGGGAGGCACGCGGAGAGACGGACCTTCCCGCCGATGCAGGCGGGAACAATCCAAGCGACGAAAAGCGGTCTAAGCGGTTCATGTTTCTGCTCGAACAGCTCGTCCTCAAATATCCCGACGACATCGAAGCCAAGGCGTTTTTCGCGCTCGATCAGATGGGCGGCGAGCATCGGTACGGCGCAGAATTGATATTGCAGCAGGTCCTCGCACGCGACCCGAATCATCCCGGCGCACACCATTACCGCATCCATAACTGGGACAGTGCCGAGGGCTATCAGGCACACGATAGCTGCGCGGCGTACGGAAAGATCGCGGCCGGCATCGGCCACGCGCAGCACATGCCCGGCCACATTTACAGCGGCATTGGCATGTGGCACGAGGCGGCGATCTCGATGGATTCGGCAACGCGCGTAGAAAAGCAATACATGCGCGAGCGTCTCGTGTTTCCATTCAACACTTGGAATTACGCACACAACCAAAATTATCTCGGCTACATTCAGGAACAGCTTGGAATGCCCGAGGCCGCGATCAGCGGAGCAAGGCAAATACTCGCTGCGCCGCTCGATCCAAAATACAACGATCCATCCCGCTACAGCGCACATGCTCAGGGCACGATCGCATTGTCACGCGTCCTTGTCCGATTCGAACGCTGGAAGGATATTCTCGACCCGAAGACTTTCAATTGGCAGGATCACACTCGGGATAAGTTAACTCGCGCGTACATCGAAACCCTCGCCCATCTTGGCTCGGGCGATCTCGAGAAAGCCGCGAAGAGTTACGCCGAGCACTCTGCTCTCAAGAAAGAGATGGAGAAGCCCGAAAACAAATGGTTCGAGCATCATCACACGATCCAATCACTCGAACTGCGCGGCCGACTCGCCATGGCGAACGGTGAAGCGCTGAACGGGTTGATGCTGATCGGTGAGGCGGCTAAACTGCAAGCCGAGAAATTCGACGACGAAGACGATCCGTCGCCGTGGCCGAATGTTCTGTACAACTCGCTCGGCCGCACTTACCTTCAGCAGAAAACGCCATCGCTCGCGGTCGCTGCGTTTGAAAAGGCTTTGACTATCGTGAGAAACGACGGCTTCGCCCTGTCGGGCCTTGTCGAGGCTTATAACGCTTTAGGCGACAAGGGGAAAGCAACCGAAGCCTATGCGCGCCTTCTGCACGTCTGGTCCGACGCCGAGCCCGGGTTAAAGTGGCTTGCACAAGCCAAGGCTATCGGGCTGCAGGCACAGCCTAAGGATGTTTCACCGGGGCCGCAACGCAATTACAAACGCACTACGTTAGCACAACTTGGTCCGAGCGTCTGGGAGCCCTTTGATGCACCCGAACTGAATGCCGTCAAAGCCGACGGTAAGGCCGTTTCACTCAAAGAGTTTCGCGGCAAAAATGTGCTCCTGATCTTTTATCTCGGCGGTTACTGCGAGCACTGCCTCACGCAGCTAAAAGACGTCATCAAACGCAACAAAGAACTCAATGAATTGGACACGACCGTACTTGCCGTGAGCGCGGATCTCGATGAGGGCCTCGCCAAAACAGCCAAATCGCTCGGCGTGCCGTTCCCTTTGCTTTCCGATCCAAAGCTCGAAAACGCCCGCCGCTTCAAAGCCTACGACGATTTCGAAGAGATGGCTCTGCACGCAACCATCCTGATAGACAAACGCGGCCGCGTACACTGGTCGCGTACGGGCGGCAGTCCGTTCACCGAATTCGATTTCCTGATCAAAGAGATCGAACGATTGAACGCATCAACCAACTTGGAGGTAGCCAAGTGA